A single window of Culicoides brevitarsis isolate CSIRO-B50_1 chromosome 3, AGI_CSIRO_Cbre_v1, whole genome shotgun sequence DNA harbors:
- the LOC134835036 gene encoding probable histone-lysine N-methyltransferase set-23: MFNTDLYEHQDPELIYIIENELQKDDFSEDFQALKLEFESQIVKKCRCTEDCTTNCLHGGNYLPNSSSNDLILNENRKSLDVLYECNSLCECSFDCRNRLVVFGPRKSLKIVDFGAKGKGLITETAIPKGAFVCEYAGEVLTKAEAIKRNAKNDENGLMNYIICLNEARNDGKSGKTLQTFIDPSRKGNIGRYLNHSCDPNCTIISVRIDSPVPKLGIFAKNDIKAGDELTFHYGGETPSTEMPENAKKCLCKAENCMKFLPNWKF, encoded by the coding sequence atgttcaatactGACTTATACGAGCATCAGGACCCAGAATTAATCTACATAATCGAAAACGAACTCCAAAAAGATGACTTTTCAGAAGATTTCCAAGCATTAAAACTCGAATTTGAGTCCCAAATCGTCAAAAAATGCCGTTGCACGGAAGATTGTACCACAAATTGCCTTCACGGAGGGAATTATCTCCCAAATTCATCATCAAATGACTtaattttgaacgaaaatcgCAAATCCCTCGATGTCCTTTACGAATGTAACTCGCTTTGTGAGTGTTCCTTCGACTGCCGGAACCGTCTAGTAGTCTTCGGACCccgaaaatctttgaaaattgtcGATTTTGGTGCTAAAGGCAAAGGCCTCATCACAGAAACTGCCATTCCCAAAGGAGCTTTTGTCTGTGAATATGCCGGCGAGGTACTAACAAAGGCGGAAGCGATCAAAAGAAATgccaaaaatgacgaaaatggTCTCATGAACTACATTATTTGCCTAAATGAAGCCAGAAACGACGGAAAATCCGGAAAAACATTACAAACGTTCATCGATCCCAGTAGAAAAGGCAACATTGGACGCTATTTGAACCACAGTTGTGATCCGAACTGCACAATTATCAGTGTGAGGATTGATTCTCCGGTGCCAAAGTTGggaatttttgctaaaaatgacataaaagcGGGAGATGAGCTCACGTTTCACTACGGAGGCGAGACTCCGAGCACGGAAATGCCTGAAAATGCAAAGAAATGTCTTTGTAAAGcggaaaattgtatgaaatttctgccaaattggaagttttaa
- the LOC134835040 gene encoding SNAPIN protein homolog, producing the protein MMDNESDDTSTSLETENFCDNPTRDILAEGFLRLLKPIVDDLEEKVKNTRLEQYDLQRQLQRTLSECYKLSRRDDRNNQDIEFYVTKLINIKHKVTVILNVLQNSQERLNRLHRKIELKEYNIQ; encoded by the exons ATGATGGATAATGAGTCAGATGATACCTCAACATCATTAGAAACTG aaaatttttgtgacaatcCAACTCGAGATATTTTAGCT gaaggATTCCTTCGCCTTTTGAAGCCAATCGTCGATGATCTggaagaaaaagtgaaaaatacgCGCTTAGAACAGTACGACTTGCAACGACAACTGCAAAGAACCCTCTCGGAGTGCTACAAATTATCACGTCGCGACGACCGGAACAATCAAGACATTGAATTTTATGTCACCAAGTTGATCAACATCAAGCACAAAGTCACCGTGATACTAAACGTGCTGCAAAACTCGCAAGAACGTCTCAACAGGTTGCATCGAAAGATCGAACTGAAGGAATATAACATCCAATAA
- the LOC134835038 gene encoding methyltransferase N6AMT1 translates to METPSTSHITPAEFDEVYEPSEDSFLLLDALEKDMEVIRANKPLVCAELGSGSGIIITALSKLVESNSHCIAVDISKIACGVTKRTAIANKTHVDCLNMNLLSSIKDHSVDLLVFNPPYVPSRLDKDTEERQLEQESVGASSDNLIRTWAGGVNGREVIDKVVEEIDRVLAPHGTFYLLLLKENKPNEIIGDLKKRQFRAEIFMERRIIGEHLVILKIVKAGL, encoded by the coding sequence ATGGAGACTCCGAGCACGTCTCACATCACCCCAGCCGAGTTCGACGAGGTTTACGAGCCATCCGAAGACAGTTTTCTCCTTCTCGATGCCTTGGAAAAGGACATGGAAGTGATCCGGGCCAACAAACCGCTCGTTTGCGCCGAACTCGGGTCAGGATCGGGCATAATAATCACCGCGCTATCAAAACTCGTCGAAAGTAACTCGCATTGCATTGCCGTGGATATCTCAAAAATCGCATGCGGCGTCACCAAACGCACGGCAATCGCGAATAAAACGCACGTCGATTGCTTAAACATGAATTTGCTGAGCTCAATTAAGGATCATTCCGTagatttgttagtttttaatcCGCCTTACGTGCCGTCGCGTCTCGACAAAGACACGGAAGAGCGCCAACTGGAGCAGGAAAGTGTCGGGGCCAGCAGTGACAATCTCATTCGAACGTGGGCTGGCGGCGTAAATGGGCGCGAAGTCATCGATAAAGTCGTCGAGGAGATCGATCGAGTGTTGGCGCCGCATGGAACTTTTTATTTGCTGCTCTTGAAGGAGAATAAACCCAATGAGATTATCGGGGATTTGAAAAAACGTCAATTTCGGGCGGAAATTTTCATGGAACGACGGATTATTGGCGAACATTTAGTCATTTTGAAGATAGTTAAGGCCGGTTTATAG